One Nitrospira sp. DNA window includes the following coding sequences:
- a CDS encoding FMN adenylyltransferase / Riboflavin kinase: MKISRGLTSTTPRPYAVVTIGNFDGHHQGHRALLNLVVETARREAGTALVLTFDPHPVKILAPQVNLQFLTTPEEKLARFEAAGIDEVVFLEFTPAFAGLSPAQFATQVLYDGIGARELFVGEHFAFGKGRTGRIADLVEFGGRLGFRVHPMSPLTIEGEVVSSTRIRQMVQAGDLQKARRFLGRPYSIGGTVIPGAKRGTELGWPTANLRLPTGRVIPPDGVYAAQTLWKGASTGLDSVVYIGSRPTFGAGERLLEVSILDERLDLYGESIQVQLIGFVREDRVFASADELARQIALDVDAARAQLREAAHSPLSATLPR; encoded by the coding sequence ATGAAGATCTCTCGTGGTCTCACCTCGACGACGCCCAGACCCTACGCGGTCGTGACCATCGGTAATTTCGACGGGCACCACCAAGGCCATCGGGCGCTGTTGAACCTGGTGGTGGAGACCGCCCGCCGGGAAGCCGGAACGGCGCTGGTCCTGACCTTCGATCCGCATCCCGTCAAGATCCTCGCTCCGCAGGTCAACCTCCAGTTTCTGACGACGCCGGAAGAGAAGCTGGCCCGCTTCGAAGCGGCCGGGATCGACGAAGTGGTCTTCCTGGAGTTTACTCCGGCCTTCGCCGGGTTGAGCCCGGCACAGTTCGCGACACAGGTGCTGTACGACGGCATCGGCGCGCGGGAATTATTCGTCGGGGAGCACTTTGCGTTCGGCAAGGGCCGTACCGGCCGTATTGCGGATCTGGTCGAATTCGGCGGCAGACTCGGGTTCCGCGTCCATCCCATGTCGCCCTTGACCATCGAGGGCGAGGTGGTGAGTTCCACGCGCATCCGTCAGATGGTCCAGGCCGGCGATTTGCAGAAGGCCCGCCGCTTTCTTGGACGACCCTACAGCATCGGCGGGACCGTCATTCCGGGGGCCAAGCGTGGGACCGAACTCGGTTGGCCGACCGCCAATCTTCGTCTTCCGACTGGCCGCGTGATTCCACCGGACGGTGTCTATGCCGCACAGACTCTGTGGAAGGGTGCAAGTACAGGCTTGGATTCTGTGGTCTACATCGGCAGCAGGCCGACGTTCGGCGCGGGCGAGCGTTTGTTGGAAGTGTCGATCCTCGACGAGCGGCTCGATCTCTACGGCGAATCGATTCAGGTGCAGCTCATCGGTTTTGTCCGTGAGGATAGGGTCTTTGCCTCGGCAGACGAGCTGGCCCGCCAGATCGCGCTGGATGTGGACGCGGCTCGTGCCCAACTTCGCGAGGCGGCGCACAGCCCCCTCTCGGCCACGCTGCCGCGGTGA
- a CDS encoding Porphobilinogen synthase, with amino-acid sequence MAFPIQRLRRLREKEPLRRMVRETGLTPNDFIYPVFVTEGQGRREPIVSMPGQSRLSIDVLVKEALDVKALGIPAMILFGIPDRKDERGSSGYDPEGIVQRALRTLKKEVSDLVLITDVCIDEYTSHGHCGIVRQGKILNDETLDCLRAMAKTHVQAGADMVAPSDMMDGRVAAIRDELDRAGFVDIPIMAYAAKFASCFYAPFRDAADSSPQFGDRQSYQMDPANRREALREIELDIEEGADIIMVKPGLPYLDVISAARERTLLPIAAYQVSGEYSMIKAAAQAGWLDERRAMLESLLSIKRAGADMILTYFAKEAAALLQ; translated from the coding sequence ATGGCCTTTCCGATTCAGCGCCTGCGCCGTCTGCGTGAAAAGGAACCGCTGCGGCGGATGGTTCGCGAAACGGGCCTGACGCCGAACGACTTCATCTATCCGGTTTTCGTCACCGAAGGCCAGGGGCGCCGGGAGCCGATCGTCTCCATGCCTGGGCAATCGCGGCTGTCCATCGATGTACTGGTGAAGGAAGCGCTCGACGTGAAGGCGCTGGGCATTCCGGCCATGATCCTCTTCGGAATTCCGGATCGGAAAGACGAGCGCGGGAGTTCCGGGTACGATCCGGAGGGGATCGTGCAACGCGCCCTCCGCACCCTCAAAAAGGAGGTGTCGGACCTCGTGCTCATCACCGATGTCTGCATCGATGAGTATACGAGTCACGGCCATTGCGGCATCGTCCGGCAGGGCAAGATCCTCAACGATGAGACGCTGGATTGTCTCCGGGCCATGGCGAAGACCCATGTCCAGGCGGGAGCCGACATGGTCGCGCCCTCCGACATGATGGACGGACGGGTGGCCGCGATCCGCGACGAGTTGGATCGGGCCGGATTCGTCGACATCCCCATCATGGCCTATGCGGCGAAATTCGCCTCGTGTTTTTACGCGCCCTTTCGCGATGCGGCCGACTCCAGCCCCCAATTCGGTGATCGGCAGTCCTACCAGATGGACCCGGCCAACAGGCGCGAAGCCTTGCGGGAAATTGAGCTGGACATTGAGGAGGGGGCCGACATCATCATGGTGAAACCGGGCCTGCCGTACTTGGATGTGATCAGTGCCGCACGCGAACGGACCCTCCTGCCGATCGCCGCCTACCAGGTGAGCGGAGAATACAGCATGATCAAGGCGGCCGCCCAGGCAGGCTGGTTGGACGAGCGCCGCGCCATGCTGGAATCGCTCCTGTCGATCAAGCGGGCCGGGGCTGACATGATCCTCACCTATTTTGCCAAAGAGGCCGCCGCGCTTCTGCAGTGA
- a CDS encoding Glutamyl-tRNA reductase: MHVIVVGLSHKTAPVEIREKLAVPESRLREALSRLCSYSGVREGLLLSTCNRVEVYAVVEDLESGYGRVQEFLADTHLSLSSEHLTPHLYWHAGDRAIGHLFRVASSLDSMIVGESQILGQLKDAFEVALTHKASGLLLNKIVKKAISVAKRVRTETKIAETAVSVSYAAVELAKKIFSNLSEKTVLLIGAGEMAKLAARHLIANGVRQVRITTRNFQHGLELAQRFNGTAVPFDDYKAELAGADIVLVSTGASHYLVSADDVQRAMRQRMNRPMFLIDISVPRNIDPAVRPIDDAFLFDIDDLHMRVEQNREDRLREAAKAEQMVVEEVAVLGQWLQSLEVTPTIVALRNRMEDIKRREVDKIMARLAHLSSEDRAAVEAMASAIINKMVHGTMVTLKAEASSSSGTAYVDAARRFFNLEDAPAGYSAGQTIGPDEQERTASSNGIERLPEIPIAQKTTKGQSRRVS, translated from the coding sequence ATGCATGTCATCGTCGTCGGGTTGAGCCATAAGACCGCGCCGGTCGAGATTCGGGAAAAACTCGCCGTTCCCGAAAGCCGCCTCAGGGAAGCGCTCAGCCGGCTCTGTTCCTACTCGGGTGTCCGCGAAGGTCTGTTGCTCTCCACGTGCAACCGCGTGGAAGTGTACGCCGTCGTCGAGGATCTGGAAAGCGGGTACGGACGGGTGCAGGAATTCCTGGCCGACACCCACCTCTCCCTCTCTTCCGAACATCTGACTCCCCATCTCTACTGGCATGCCGGCGACCGCGCCATCGGGCATCTGTTCCGTGTCGCCTCCAGCTTGGACTCGATGATCGTCGGCGAATCTCAAATTCTCGGCCAGCTCAAGGATGCGTTCGAAGTGGCGTTGACCCATAAGGCGTCCGGCCTGCTGCTGAATAAGATCGTGAAGAAAGCCATTTCGGTGGCGAAACGCGTGCGCACCGAAACCAAGATCGCAGAGACGGCCGTGTCGGTGAGTTATGCGGCGGTCGAATTGGCGAAAAAAATCTTCTCGAACCTGAGCGAGAAAACGGTGTTGTTGATCGGGGCGGGCGAAATGGCCAAACTGGCGGCTCGCCACCTGATCGCCAACGGCGTGCGCCAGGTGCGGATCACCACCCGCAATTTCCAGCATGGGTTGGAATTGGCCCAGCGGTTCAACGGCACCGCCGTGCCGTTCGACGACTATAAGGCGGAATTGGCCGGGGCCGACATCGTGTTGGTGTCCACCGGGGCTTCACACTACCTGGTCAGTGCCGACGACGTGCAGCGAGCGATGAGACAGCGGATGAATCGTCCCATGTTCCTGATCGATATCTCGGTGCCGCGGAATATCGATCCCGCAGTTCGGCCGATCGACGACGCCTTTCTGTTCGATATCGACGACCTGCATATGCGCGTGGAGCAAAACCGTGAAGACCGGTTGCGCGAAGCGGCGAAAGCCGAACAGATGGTGGTCGAAGAGGTCGCGGTGCTGGGGCAGTGGCTGCAATCGTTGGAGGTGACGCCGACGATCGTGGCGCTGCGGAATCGAATGGAAGACATCAAACGGCGTGAAGTGGACAAGATCATGGCGCGGCTGGCGCATTTGTCGTCCGAAGATCGAGCCGCCGTGGAGGCGATGGCCTCTGCCATCATCAATAAAATGGTCCATGGCACGATGGTGACGCTGAAAGCGGAGGCCTCCTCTTCCAGCGGGACGGCCTATGTGGATGCGGCGCGCCGATTCTTCAATCTGGAAGACGCACCGGCCGGATACAGCGCGGGACAGACAATCGGCCCGGATGAGCAGGAAAGGACTGCCTCAAGTAATGGGATCGAGCGACTTCCTGAAATACCAATCGCACAAAAAACAACGAAGGGGCAAAGCCGGCGTGTCAGTTAA
- a CDS encoding 16S rRNA (cytidine(1402)-2'-O)-methyltransferase: protein MRQERSQGKRARSRHQVGTLFIVGVPIGHPDDVTIRALDTFRKVGLIATKSPRATQALLMHHGIDAVLTTYDRDNAVEKAPLLLDRLKQGTAVALVSDCGMPVVYDPGRLLITTASEAGIPIEIIPGPSAVVTAAAVAGLDGNAFVFEGRWAGGAGQITQRLRSLQSESRTMIFFPPAQTLRRILRLISDILGNRRIIMAINLTQKTQHIVRGRVRELLTGHPFQDETAQVTLIVEGKKPTRKGLPKKG from the coding sequence ATGCGGCAAGAACGGAGTCAAGGAAAGCGCGCTCGGTCGAGGCACCAGGTCGGGACATTGTTCATCGTCGGGGTGCCGATCGGACATCCCGACGATGTGACCATCCGAGCCCTCGACACGTTTCGGAAGGTCGGTCTGATCGCAACGAAGAGTCCACGTGCAACTCAGGCGCTGCTGATGCATCACGGCATCGACGCTGTCCTAACCACCTATGATCGAGACAACGCGGTCGAAAAAGCTCCCCTCCTGCTGGACCGATTGAAACAGGGAACCGCTGTTGCGTTGGTTTCGGATTGCGGCATGCCGGTCGTCTACGACCCTGGTCGATTGCTCATCACGACGGCGTCCGAAGCCGGCATCCCTATCGAAATCATTCCTGGACCTTCGGCCGTTGTGACCGCCGCTGCTGTAGCCGGCCTGGATGGCAATGCCTTCGTCTTCGAAGGGCGCTGGGCCGGCGGCGCAGGACAGATCACGCAGCGGCTCCGATCGTTGCAATCGGAATCCCGCACGATGATCTTCTTTCCACCGGCCCAGACCCTGCGACGGATCTTGAGGCTCATCTCGGACATCCTGGGCAATCGGCGGATCATCATGGCGATCAACTTGACGCAAAAAACCCAGCACATCGTGAGGGGACGGGTGCGTGAATTACTCACCGGCCATCCGTTCCAGGATGAAACGGCCCAGGTGACGTTGATTGTGGAGGGGAAGAAACCGACCAGGAAAGGTTTGCCGAAGAAGGGGTGA
- a CDS encoding Porphobilinogen deaminase, translated as MNRPTLILGTRGSKLAVQQSQWVQARLQELAPGLTITLKRIQTSGDKILDVPLAKIGGKGLFVKEIEDALLSKDIDLAVHSMKDVPTTLPAGLEILCIPPREDPRDALITRDGCRLDQLKQGARIGTSSLRRQAQLLHHRPDFTIEILRGNLDTRLRKLREGLYEAVILAAAGLKRLGWEQEITECLPVHLSLPAIAQGALGIEARGDDPFVRDLLSRFEHRPTRITVTAERALLHRLEGGCQVPIAAHAVLDGETLTLDGLVASVDGRRVIRHQIQGAATEAQHLGTRLAELLLADGGDVILKEIYG; from the coding sequence ATGAATCGTCCGACCCTCATCCTCGGTACCCGCGGCAGCAAGTTGGCCGTGCAACAAAGCCAGTGGGTCCAGGCGCGCCTCCAGGAATTGGCACCGGGCCTCACGATCACGTTGAAACGCATTCAAACCTCGGGCGACAAGATTCTGGACGTCCCCCTGGCAAAGATCGGCGGGAAGGGCCTGTTCGTGAAAGAGATCGAGGACGCGCTGCTGAGCAAAGACATCGATCTGGCTGTCCACAGCATGAAGGATGTGCCGACCACATTACCGGCAGGACTGGAAATCCTGTGCATTCCTCCGCGCGAAGATCCACGCGATGCCCTGATCACGCGCGACGGGTGCCGCTTGGATCAATTGAAACAGGGCGCGCGGATCGGCACCAGCAGTTTGCGCAGACAGGCTCAACTCCTGCATCATCGTCCCGATTTTACGATCGAGATATTGCGGGGCAATCTGGATACACGGTTGAGGAAACTCCGCGAGGGACTGTACGAAGCCGTCATTCTGGCCGCAGCCGGGCTCAAGCGGCTCGGATGGGAACAAGAGATTACGGAATGTCTGCCGGTGCACCTCAGCCTGCCGGCCATCGCTCAAGGGGCCCTCGGTATTGAAGCGCGCGGCGACGATCCGTTCGTGCGCGACCTCCTGAGCCGCTTCGAACATCGTCCCACCCGCATCACCGTCACGGCGGAACGGGCATTGCTCCACCGCCTGGAAGGGGGATGCCAAGTTCCCATCGCCGCCCATGCCGTGCTCGACGGGGAGACCTTGACGCTTGACGGCCTGGTGGCCAGCGTGGACGGCCGACGGGTCATTCGTCATCAGATTCAAGGCGCGGCGACCGAGGCGCAGCATCTGGGAACCAGGCTTGCGGAGTTGTTGCTGGCCGACGGAGGCGACGTGATCCTGAAGGAGATCTACGGATAG
- a CDS encoding HemX protein, negative effector of steady-state concentration of glutamyl-tRNA reductase: protein MSAVFFMLTMALYFASTVCYLAYLLRRAETLSKVSLGITAIGFATHTVALVARMAGAGQTQLPTFHEALSFFSWMLILVFLAVEFRRQLHVLGSFIVPLALVSLVTAAAFRSEEAASLQPVFKTLWVHVTLSMLGTVGFAVAFVAGVMYLIQDGLLKSKRFNVLYAKLPALDYLDHLNQQSIVMGFPLLTLGIISGAFSAEIVRGTYVNWNPEQTWAMVTWGFYFAVLVGRLTIGWRAKRAAYLTIIGFAGVILTLIGVVLKSHGSVS from the coding sequence ATGTCTGCGGTCTTCTTCATGCTTACGATGGCGTTGTATTTCGCGAGCACCGTCTGCTATCTGGCCTATCTGCTCAGGCGGGCGGAAACCCTGTCAAAAGTGTCGCTCGGAATCACCGCCATCGGATTCGCCACCCACACCGTGGCGCTGGTGGCCAGAATGGCAGGCGCCGGCCAGACGCAACTTCCCACCTTTCACGAAGCCCTCTCGTTTTTCTCCTGGATGCTCATTCTGGTCTTCCTGGCGGTCGAATTTCGCCGGCAGCTCCATGTCCTCGGCTCGTTCATCGTGCCGCTCGCGCTCGTGTCGTTGGTGACCGCCGCCGCCTTTCGGTCCGAAGAAGCAGCCAGCCTCCAGCCCGTCTTCAAGACCCTCTGGGTCCACGTCACCCTCAGTATGCTGGGCACAGTGGGGTTTGCCGTCGCCTTCGTCGCGGGAGTGATGTATCTCATTCAAGACGGTCTTCTCAAGTCCAAGCGTTTCAATGTCCTCTATGCCAAGCTGCCGGCACTCGACTACCTCGATCACCTGAACCAACAGTCCATCGTCATGGGCTTTCCGTTACTGACCCTGGGGATCATCAGCGGCGCCTTTTCCGCTGAAATCGTCCGCGGGACCTACGTGAACTGGAATCCCGAGCAGACGTGGGCCATGGTGACGTGGGGCTTCTATTTCGCGGTGCTGGTCGGCCGTCTCACCATCGGATGGCGGGCCAAACGAGCCGCTTATCTGACGATCATCGGATTCGCCGGCGTGATCCTGACCCTGATCGGAGTCGTCTTGAAAAGTCACGGGTCGGTGTCCTGA
- a CDS encoding putative Fe(2+)-trafficking protein, whose translation MAEVQCVTCGQTGEAITDMLFLGKLEAEIKAKVCRPCWKKWEGMRVMVINEYQVNLGDESGRELVKKQMKAFLKLGEQTDTSKLDQNFRPAGA comes from the coding sequence ATGGCAGAGGTGCAGTGTGTCACTTGCGGGCAGACGGGCGAAGCAATTACCGATATGCTGTTTCTGGGAAAGCTTGAGGCTGAGATCAAGGCAAAGGTCTGCCGGCCCTGTTGGAAAAAATGGGAAGGCATGCGCGTGATGGTCATCAATGAATACCAGGTGAACCTGGGAGACGAGAGCGGCCGGGAACTCGTCAAGAAGCAAATGAAGGCCTTTCTCAAGCTGGGTGAACAAACCGACACATCCAAACTGGATCAAAACTTTCGGCCGGCCGGCGCCTGA
- a CDS encoding Uroporphyrinogen-III methyltransferase / Uroporphyrinogen-III synthase translates to MTTRKGKVYLVGAGPGDPKLLTLRGKECLEQADVVLYDYLANEALLGYVSRQAERLYVGRRGRGQYRDQLEINRLLIDHARAGKTVVRLKGGDPFVFGRGGEEAEAVAAAGLEFEVVPGVTAAVAAPAYAGIPVTHRTLASTVTFVTGHEDPTKDRSGIEWPRLATAHGTLVFLMGMTNLPKIVQCLRAEGKAGTTPAAVIRWGTRTSQQTIVGTLDDIVEKAAAAHMEPPTVIVIGEVVRLRPQLNWFERRPLFGTRILVTRPKAQALEFSDLIAASGGEAVECPTIEIVPPEDWGPLDRALGRLATYNWLIFTSVNGIAPFMTRLLDTGRDVRALAGLTIACIGPRTAEALAAYGLRADLIPEQYQAEGMLDALAVRQMHGARVLIPRALVAREILPDQLRKQGAEVDVVPVYRTIRPAVAIDHLTEQLRAHAIDVLSFTSSSTVRNFAELFSTREDLQRLVGEATVACIGPITAATVREVGLSVHVIAAQNTVPALAEAIVRHVAGRAERRPVSAASR, encoded by the coding sequence ATGACGACGCGCAAAGGAAAAGTTTATCTGGTGGGCGCCGGCCCCGGCGATCCCAAGCTGCTGACGTTGCGCGGCAAGGAATGCCTTGAGCAGGCCGATGTCGTTTTGTACGATTACCTCGCGAATGAGGCGTTGTTGGGTTATGTCTCCCGGCAGGCCGAACGACTCTATGTCGGTCGCCGGGGCCGCGGCCAGTATCGCGACCAATTGGAGATCAATCGTCTGTTGATCGACCATGCCCGGGCGGGAAAGACCGTGGTCCGGCTGAAGGGCGGCGATCCGTTCGTGTTCGGACGAGGTGGAGAAGAGGCCGAGGCCGTTGCGGCTGCAGGCCTGGAGTTCGAGGTCGTGCCGGGAGTCACGGCCGCCGTGGCGGCGCCGGCCTATGCGGGCATTCCCGTCACCCATCGCACCTTGGCCTCCACAGTCACCTTCGTCACGGGCCACGAAGATCCCACAAAAGATCGCAGCGGCATCGAGTGGCCGCGCTTGGCCACCGCGCACGGCACGCTGGTGTTTCTCATGGGTATGACGAATCTGCCGAAGATCGTCCAATGTCTGCGGGCCGAAGGGAAGGCAGGGACGACCCCCGCAGCGGTCATTCGTTGGGGCACGCGCACGTCGCAACAGACCATCGTGGGGACGTTGGACGATATCGTGGAGAAGGCCGCGGCGGCCCACATGGAACCGCCCACCGTCATTGTGATCGGAGAGGTGGTCCGTCTCAGGCCGCAGCTGAATTGGTTCGAACGCAGACCCCTGTTCGGAACACGTATCCTGGTGACGCGACCGAAGGCGCAGGCACTGGAGTTTTCCGACTTGATTGCGGCCTCCGGCGGAGAAGCGGTGGAATGCCCGACCATCGAGATCGTCCCTCCGGAGGACTGGGGTCCGCTTGATCGAGCGCTGGGCCGGCTGGCAACCTACAACTGGTTGATCTTCACGAGTGTGAACGGGATCGCCCCCTTCATGACCCGTCTGTTGGATACAGGGCGCGACGTGCGTGCCCTGGCCGGCCTGACAATTGCCTGCATCGGGCCACGCACCGCGGAAGCCTTGGCGGCCTATGGTCTGCGCGCCGATCTGATCCCGGAACAGTACCAGGCGGAAGGGATGCTGGACGCCTTGGCCGTCCGGCAGATGCATGGGGCGCGAGTGTTGATTCCGCGGGCCTTGGTGGCGCGGGAGATCCTGCCTGATCAGCTGCGCAAACAGGGCGCCGAAGTGGATGTCGTACCGGTCTACCGGACGATACGTCCCGCCGTGGCGATCGATCACCTCACCGAGCAGCTCCGCGCCCATGCGATCGATGTGCTCTCGTTTACCAGCTCGTCGACGGTACGGAATTTCGCCGAGCTGTTTTCGACGCGGGAGGACCTGCAGCGGCTGGTCGGGGAGGCGACCGTCGCCTGTATCGGTCCCATTACCGCGGCCACCGTCCGTGAAGTCGGTCTCAGCGTGCATGTGATCGCGGCGCAGAATACGGTCCCTGCCCTGGCAGAGGCCATCGTGCGACATGTTGCGGGTCGGGCCGAACGCCGGCCTGTCTCGGCGGCGAGTCGATGA
- a CDS encoding Uncharacterized UPF0033 protein → MSEAPLNLLHPDEELDLRGVICPYNFVKTKLKLETMTAGQLLLVHLDDGDPIRNVPRSVSDDGHDVLSQERAEQSYRVMIRKRLDE, encoded by the coding sequence ATGTCTGAAGCCCCTCTGAATCTCCTACATCCTGATGAAGAGTTGGATCTCCGCGGGGTGATTTGCCCCTATAATTTCGTCAAGACCAAGCTGAAACTCGAAACCATGACGGCCGGGCAGTTGCTCTTGGTCCACCTCGACGACGGCGATCCCATTCGTAACGTCCCTCGCAGCGTCAGCGATGACGGCCACGATGTTCTGTCTCAAGAGCGAGCCGAGCAATCGTACCGTGTCATGATCCGAAAACGCCTCGACGAGTAG